The following are from one region of the Dreissena polymorpha isolate Duluth1 chromosome 2, UMN_Dpol_1.0, whole genome shotgun sequence genome:
- the LOC127867573 gene encoding uncharacterized protein LOC127867573 yields MNMGLCCPQVSRPGCENSSPAQVAFEEARRRILGSRGGTSSQGGDFGSQSSMDTSGFQSGTDMPGSQSSFDTRGLQRGTDMSGSQDSFDTRGFQRGTDMPASQGSFDTRGFQGAPDMMDPQDSRDMRGFSRAPDMQRQQMSAFPSQPRTPEVPMRPMSPCGGVPPTGYCVMAPFPRCPVAQRCVGVGFGRGVCCPLAPMMGMPPGMPPFIPRMSPIGPRDRCPRNAPCVRRGRHECYTDTDCPAPLACCHIGDGCQRRCLPSP; encoded by the exons ATGAACATGGGACTTTGCTGTCCGCAGGTGTCAAGACCCGGATGTG AGAACAGCAGCCCGGCTCAAGTAGCGTTTGAAGAAGCTCGGCGAAGAATCCTCGGTAGTCGTGGCGGAACCAGCTCCCAGGGAGGCGACTTTGGCTCGCAAAGTTCAATGGATACGAGTGGGTTCCAAAGCGGAACAGATATGCCGGGCTCGCAAAGTTCATTCGATACGAGAGGGCTCCAACGCGGAACGGATATGTCGGGCTCGCAAGATTCATTCGATACGAGAGGGTTCCAACGCGGAACGGATATGCCGGCTTCGCAAGGATCCTTCGATACGAGAGGGTTCCAAGGAGCTCCGGATATGATGGACCCGCAGGATTCTCGAGATATGCGAGGGTTCTCGAGAGCTCCGGATATGCAGAGGCAGCAGATGTCGGCTTTTCCGAGCCAACCTAGAACACCCGAAGTGCCGATGCGCCCAATGAGTCCCTGCGGCGGTGTCCCACCGACCGGATATTGCGTCATGGCTCCATTCCCGCGATGTCCCGTTGCACAGCG GTGCGTGGGTGTAGGGTTCGGACGCGGGGTCTGCTGTCCATTGGCGCCGATGATGGGTATGCCCCCGGGTATGCCGCCCTTTATACCAAGGATGTCGCCCATAGGTCCAAGAG ACCGATGTCCCCGTAACGCCCCCTGTGTAAGGCGCGGACGTCACGAGTGCTACACGGACACGGACTGCCCTGCCCCTCTCGCTTGCTGTCACATAGGAGACGGTTGTCAACGACGCTGTCTCCCATCACCATAG